From a single Fusarium fujikuroi IMI 58289 draft genome, chromosome FFUJ_chr03 genomic region:
- a CDS encoding related to allantoate transport protein, with the protein MEAAEKQSDLKMPVEQELDHNSGEMNDITEGEKKVLSKFDKFVMPQMALLVLFAYLDRTNIGNARVFGFEEDTGMHGTQFNDVSMYFYISYVVFETPWVLAVKKFGPGRVLAIAIISWSFITLGTGFVHSYGQVIACRVLLGFFEAGLFPSLTFVVSQIYPPASQGKRVAVLYVSIALSGALGGLIAYGIQSMGARHGLSAWRWLFIIEGAISLVIGAVCWLSLPTSPQTAWFLSEEEKSTMILIKERNHPFKETEGFSWKQVVMALTDPLVWLASVSLFCASIALFGFGTFLPTLLKGLDYTSLQANYLSIPVYVLASIFTGATTYVSDRLNRRAICLIHSPLLVIVGYAIVVGTGHKAAGFFAMFLVGAGVYSFNTVLVTWVSNNMQPDYKRSVAISMLISLANASGMAASQIYPIQDAPRYVMGNAISLGGEVLALVCVGLIYALLKYRMRQKEKLIAEGKDSNGKEGDQSLNFKYVF; encoded by the exons ATGGAAGCCGCCGAGAAACAGTCGGACCTGAAAATGCCGGTTGAGCAAGAGCTCGATCACAACTCTGGCGAGATGAACGACATCACTGAGGGGGAGAAAAAGGTCTTGTCCAAGTTTGACAAGTTCGTCATGCCGCAGATGGCACTGCTTGTTCTGTTCGCTTACCTGGACCGAACAAACATCG GCAACGCACGAGTTTTCGGCTTCGAAGAAGATACAGGCATGCATGGAACTCAATTCAACGACGTATCAATGTATTTCTACATCTCATACGTTGTCTTCGAAACACCATGGGTTCTCGCCGTCAAGAAATTCGGACCCGGTCGCGTCCTTGCTATCGCCATCATAAGCTGGAGTTTCATCACTTTGGGAACTGGCTTCGTTCACAGCTACGGCCAAGTCATCGCCTGTCGAGTACTTCTCGGTTTCTTCGAGGCTGGTCTCTTTCCTTCTCTCACTTTCGTTGTCTCACAGATCTACCCACCTGCGTCGCAAGGAAAACGGGTTGCGGTTCTTTACGTCTCAATCGCACTCTCTGGAGCCCTTGGTGGACTTATTGCATATGGTATTCAGTCTATGGGTGCGCGACATGGTTTGTCTGCTTGGCGATGGCTGTTCATCATCGAGGGTGCCATCTCACTCGTCATCGGAGCTGTATGCTGGTTGAGTCTCCCGACTTCTCCGCAAACAGCTTGGTTCCTctctgaagaggagaagtcGACTATGATTCTCATCAAAGAGCGCAATCATCCCTTCAAGGAAACTGAAGGCTTCTCTTGGAAGCAAGTCGTCATGGCCCTCACCGATCCTCTCGTCTGGCTTGCTTCCGTCTCGCTATTCTGTGCTTCTATCGCACTGTTCGGCTTTGGCACATTCCTGCCTACTCTTCTCAAGGGACTCGA CTACACCTCTCTCCAAGCCAACTATCTCAGTATCCCTGTCTACGTCCTGGCATCCATCTTCACTGGAGCCACTACCTACGTCTCAGACCGTCTCAACCGCCGAGCCATCTGCCTCATCCACTCCCCGCTATTAGTCATCGTCGGATATGCGATTGTCGTCGGCACCGGGCACAAGGCGGCAGGTTTCTTTGCCATGTTCCTCGTCGGCGCTGGAGTCTACTCCTTCAACACAGTTTTGGTAAC CTGGGTATCAAACAATATGCAGCCAGATTACAAGCGTTCTGTCGCAATCTCCATGCTTATCTCACTCGCAAACGCATCCGGAATGGCTGCATCGCAGATATATCCCATCCAAGATGCTCCTCGTTACGTCATGGGAAATGCAATCTCTCTTGGGGGAGAGGTGTTGGCCCTTGTATGCGTCGGACTCATTTATGCTCTTCTCAAGTACCGCATGCGAcagaaggagaagttgaTCGCAGAGGGTAAGGACAGTAATGGAAAAGAGGGAGATCAGAGCTTGAACTTCAAGTATGTATTTTAA
- a CDS encoding related to N-carbamoyl-L-amino acid hydrolase: protein MGSLALPPYKISEVDLAKSLHESCQFGAAHRYGKASTETGMARLSLDDSDKQVRDWFIAYAKSLGLKTSIDQMGNLFAIRPGRNNDLPPIMMGSHLDTQPTGGRYDGILGVISGLEVLRTLNDHGHETAGPIGVVNWTNEEGARFPKMAVSSGVWADVIPLETAWDLREVLAANPKSMKEELDRIGYCGEQPASYRSNPFAAHFELHIEQGPILEDEGLKIGVVHGVQAFKWFNITVKGRDSHAGTTPLYARKDPVLSASKMLVAANTIAKKHDGLATTGIFTTDPGTVNTMAHTVKFTLDLRHVKDEVLAEMVKECEAEFQRISHDDSEKGCEVDWELLVDSPAVKFNQECISVVEQSAADVCSTLPQNAEGKLWRPMISGAGHDSCYTNRVCPTSMIFTPTRSGISHNPTEYCSPEDCALGASVLLGAVLRYDKLRAKRNE, encoded by the exons ATGGGCTCTCTCGCACTACCACCATATAAAATCAGCGAAGTCGATCTCGCAAAATCACTTCACGAAAGCTGTCAATTCGGCGCCGCGCACCGCTATGGAAA GGCTTCCACAGAAACCGGCATGGCGCGCCTAAGTCTCGATGACTCGGACAAGCAAGTGCGAGATTGGTTCATCGCCTACGCCAAGTCGCTGGGCTTAAAGACTTCAATTGATCAAATGGGGAATTTGTTTGCAATTCGACCTGGTAGAAACAATGATTTGCCCCCGATCATGATGGGTTCACATCTTGATACGCAGCCTACTGGTGGTCGCTATGATGGTATTCTTGGTGTTATTTCTGGCCTTGAGGTTTTGCGAACGTTGAACGATCATGGGCATGAGACTGCAGGACCTATTGGAGTGGTGAACTGGACCAA TGAGGAGGGCGCTCGCTTTCCCAAGATGGCTGTGTCTTCAGGCGTATGGGCGGATGTCATTCCTCTCGAAACCGCATGGGATCTTCGAGAAGTACTCGCTGCCAACCCGAAGTCGATgaaggaagagcttgatagGATAGGCTACTGTGGCGAACAGCCTGCTTCATATCGATCAAACCCATTCGCGGCGCATTTCGAGCTTCACATCGAGCAGGGACCTATCCTAGAAGACGAGGGTCTCAAAATTGGCGTTGTGCACG GCGTCCAAGCTTTCAAGTGGTTCAACATCACCGTCAAAGGCCGAGACAGCCACGCAGGCACAACACCACTATACGCCCGCAAAGACCCTGTCTTATCCGCCAGTAAAATGCTCGTCGCCgccaacaccatcgccaaaAAGCACGACGGCCTCGCAACAACCGGTATCTTTACCACCGACCCCGGCACCGTCAACACAATGGCTCACACCGTAAAATTCACACTCGATCTCCGCCATGTCAAGGATGAAGTCCTCGCCGAGATGGTAAAGGAGTGCGAAGCCGAGTTCCAGCGCATTTCTCATGACGATAGTGAGAAGGGCTGTGAAGTCGACTGGGAGCTCCTTGTTGACAGTCCAGCTGTCAAGTTTAATCAAGAGTGTATTTCGGTCGTGGAGCAGAGCGCTGCGGATGTTTGCTCGACGTTACCACAGAATGCGGAGGGCAAGCTTTGGAGACCGATGATTAGTGGTGCGGGGCATGATAGCTGCTACACGAATCGGGTTTGTCCTACGAGTATGATCTTTACGCCGACGAGATCGGGGATTAGCCATAACCCGACCGAGTATTGCTCGCCGGAAGATTG TGCACTTGGTGCGAGTGTTTTGCTGGGAGCGGTTTTGCGATATGATAAGCTTCGTGCAAAGAGGAACGAGTGA
- a CDS encoding related transcriptional activator: protein MNHDEHPHRQVAGIRRYRSKSQRPCDLCRARKVLCNIPDPTRPCQLCDRTGRDCTFVGNPNKKPRDNRTRRLNSEGGGTPIVVPQPEQGLMQNVGGYEALSMQDEVQSSGIEPGLDLTPLDGTVSQSIFSPGGGINWDMSFDQHGIDQPFDFFANGELPNLEPLDDPTPSDDYGEIPIATPSKIADLPASPTALFERLSFDQRPDHSTSLIGFSNESDPFSLNHFPYSSSDEVDFYRVAYRRQQHAFPANPPIHFLQSQTGTAIESQKIVDKCMSSLGDREHLEKLVDRETGVALVKLYFRFVFEDLPILSRSVVFEDLNKFVAEASTGLLAGIYALALPFTPWDEKLCLDSAYFKPDVNDLWQVSYTCLQKELHFPRLSTIQIFLLLLNHTPFDVVVVENPFVWSLAASMLAMAQSLGLNVNPTGWKLPAWEVRLRRRLWWAVYVEYTWRAVTHGRSSMISDDDWDVSPLTSADFTLDPTATIPESIRDQSLDYFIRLCSLTEITSGICRQFFSLRAASRPQLLDSLLEQARGPRQQLLKWLEDLPESLALRPEASDSDADDSVKSHRSLYVAYYTTHILVLRALLRPIIDGNTQLNHVQSSVETVLQACRGLIQTVIKFIRGLDARHQSAFWPAYTRNCLAYPGLFCYMLCLQKRQPDMTAYDQNLLATWRKTLRTRMQSWPFLRFAIVKVDAIYWKKLYQDKN from the exons ATGAATCATGACGAGCACCCGCACCGTCAAGTCGCGGGCATAAGGCGCTACCGCTCCAAGTCGCAAAGACCATGCGACTTATGCAGGGCCCGCAAAGTGCTCTGCAATATCCCTGATCCGACGCGTCCATGCCAGCTCTGTGATCGCACAGGACGCGATTGCACGTTTGTGGGGAATCCGAATAAGAAGCCCAGGGACAATAGGACGAGACGGCTGAATTCCGAGGGTGGAGGGACGCCGATTGTTGTGCCGCAGCCGGAGCAGGGACTGATGCAGAATGTTGGTGGGTATGAGGCGTTAAGCATGCAGGatg AGGTCCAATCTTCTGGTATTGAGCCAGGGCTTGATTTAACACCTCTGGATGGCACAGTATCGCAATCAATTTTCTCACCTGGAGGCGGCATCAACTGGGACATGTCATTCGACCAACACGGCATAGACCAGCCTTTTGACTTCTTCGCCAACGGCGAACTCCCAAATCTCGAGCCCCTCGATGATCCAACACCCTCAGACGACTATGGAGAAATCCCCATCGCCACTCCTAGCAAAATAGCAGATCTGCCCGCCAGCCCAACAGCCCTGTTCGAGCGCCTTTCATTCGACCAACGGCCAGACCACTCAACCTCACTAATTGGCTTCTCTAACGAATCTGATCCGTTTTCTCTTAATCATTTTCCGTATTCGAGTAGTGATGAAGTGGACTTTTATCGCGTTGCGTACCGACGGCAGCAACATGCGTTTCCGGCGAATCCCCCGATTCACTTTTTGCAGAGTCAAACGGGGACTGCTATTGAGAGCCAGAAGATTGTTGATAAGTGCATGTCGTCGCTGGGTGATAGGGAACATCTGGAGAAATTGGTGGATCGAGAGACGGGCGTGGCGTTGGTGAAATT GTACTTCAGATTTGTTTTCGAAGACTTACCAATCCTCTCTCGCTCTGTGGTCTTTGAAGATTTGAACAAGTTTGTCGCTGAGGCATCTACTGGCTTACTTGCGGGGATATACGCGCTTGCACTGCCCTTCACGCCCTGGGATGAGAAGCTCTGTCTCGACAGTGCATATTTCAAGCCCGACGTCAACGATCTATGGCAAGTCTCGTACACCTGTCTTCAGAAGGAACTTCACTTTCCCCGTCTCTCCACCATCCagatctttcttcttcttctcaatcatACTCCCTTTGATGTTGTCGTAGTGGAGAACCCCTTCGTGTGGTCCTTGGCGGCTTCCATGCTGGCCATGGCTCAGTCACTTGGTTTGAACGTCAACCCTACTGGATGGAAATTGCCAGCGTGGGAGGTTCGCCTTCGAAGGCGGTTATGGTGGGCTGTTTATGTTGAGTATACTTGGCGTGCAGTAACCCATGGTCGGTCTTCCATGATATCTGACGATGACTGGGATGTCTCACCACTTACATCTGCCGACTTCACTCTTGATCCTACAGCTACAATACCGGAGAGCATTCGAGATCAGTCACTTGACTATTTCATCCGTTTATGCTCATTGACCGAGATCACTAGCGGAATCTGTCGACAATTCTT CTCCCTACGTGCCGCATCACGGCCTCAATTGCTTGACTCTCTTCTCGAGCAAGCTCGCGGTCCACGTCAGCAGCTACTCAAATGGCTTGAGGACCTCCCTGAATCTCTGGCTCTAAGACCAGAGGCCAGCGACAGCGATGCAGATGACTCCGTCAAGAGCCATAGATCCCTATACGTAGCATATTACACAACGCACATCCTCGTTCTACGAGCATTACTACGCCCCATCATTGACGGTAACACACAGCTCAACCACGTGCAATCCTCTGTGGAGACAGTTCTCCAAGCATGCCGCGGTCTGATCCAAACAGTCATCAAGTTCATTCGTGGCCTCGATGCAAGACATCAATCAGCATTCTGGCCAGCATACACACGGAACTGTCTCGCATATCCCGGACTATTCTGCTACATGCTGTGTCTACAGAAACGGCAGCCTGATATGACGGCGTATGATCAGAACCTTCTCGCGACATGGAGAAAGACTCTCCGCACGCGAATGCAGTCGTGGCCTTTCCTGCGCTTTGCAATTGTCAAGGTTGACGCAATTTATTGGAAGAAACTATATCAAGACAAAAATTGA
- a CDS encoding related to coenzyme a synthetase: MAVKQSQQFKSLVALNPDKADLLATIPTAQQHSTSSLYTLCHLLEELPGPWLVFQLIKTYTRLYTQLPEDAKTNSTHELSSLIKQTSALVRSSYTSFAQFIGHNDKPALRAPTDEDVITHRELRQFVDSFQLPVDASIKRPVVSIALPNGPLLAATCIAVTTYYTASPVNPAAGPEQFRADILQARADFILTTKDEYKKLQLDANWVSNNNIKIFIIDWTRDEGISLRTVDGKAIPTGSAERVANKADDIGLILFTSGTSGTKKVVPLTVHSIIAGVAFVIESWGLTAEDICLNMMPLYHVGGLVRNIFAPIFSGGSTVCCPSFDANLFWDVAETIQPTWYYASPSMHSIIIAEAAARPEALKRSRIRLACNAAGGLLPSLAYQLRDTFNCVVLPSYGMTECMPISTPPLDYRLDREGTSGISTGPELTILDWSEQTVTNGTVGRICVRGEPVFPGYLKPDGTYDKSPFNEAGWFDTGDLGYMDDDGYLYITGRSKEVINRGGELISPFEVENAIMTASRESDSLIYGRVSQALAFSASHDVLQEVAAIVLVTPPDTPRVDLRTLHGALKSSLQQAKWPVLITYMNDLPKNNNKVLRIKLGQRLGLPSVTDDTPYMGRHWDAVCPPADTPLSESIQCSPCGVDFTKLATHIQNIAPDLDVFCLPSAHDGSPETVLAPKTEGTIDSDIPSSIRHQLVLIIDNYMIPNEIHIMPHPFQKDSSGNINVEVLRAELEQLQMASMNELAASTEGLVTKAFAEVLSLPPADIPRDADFFSLGGDSLRAGRLLSMLRTEFCISLPITAVFNGGTVTSIAAHIDRMLDSKTDESDQPSAIVGCTETCSSTNPLLMILQLVPLVIFYPLRRAIQWTIFFVTLAHSQKLPTNHSLPGRFLNLTVSMLIARIIMGFVSPIIGIICKWLIIGRYREGLYPMWGMYHTRWWLVQKIVAICGKGFFDANETTERIYCRLMGAKIGRNVKLEGATIGEWDLIEIGDDCNLTKCICRPFAAEGNTSMYLGRITIGSNCSVGMSSIIAPGTTMPPDTCLGFNSSSWEMQDASEEYRDQLPSEKPKPHWVLNLLFTMPLKLIGLFLSAVPWMAGLVGMVTTQGQRVNHKAPLRSSVDWFTQPNRIAYHYLALALGCLFGPFFLFGFVILVKSTLDCLFGKLKANSRSTVDIWRANLIKTLLPEGKLHRMTSLFGQHYEATSIALRMLGAKIGERVYWPGTGPSIGEYHLIDVGNDVVFGSRSHLVTSDGIGSEKVIIHDRAMIADRVCLLPGVTVGERTTMGSGALTKRNGTYVPEGTYVGSKAGDAVCLSSGSDTKVSRSHIRNMQSEDTLTNDKKFNDEKSRPDTQPSITSGSDTEGIDGKDDWAQHLSPFGRAFYLKLAPYHVLGPFAIFCYSAFFTVFTAVYWDVPSVSSIQFVGIMFRSSFPRGMNVWFDLVAIFLSMLAGIAVLSTIQSVLALAIIIGSKWLLMGRRKAGNYDWDKSPYCQRWQIFLGIERLRRQCYKGNGILNLLTGTHWMVIYFKLMGAKIGKDCALFVNGTPSLMFTEPDLITLGDRVVIDDASVVAHINTRGKFDLNRVEIGDRCVLRTGSRLLSGAQMKSDSCLLEHTLIMGGDVVEERRTMQGWPAEEFSGKRI, encoded by the exons ATGGCGGTCAAGCAGAGTCAACAGTTCAAGTCCCTTGTAGCACTGAACCCAGACAAAGCTGATCTCTTGGCTACCATACCAACAGCTCAACAACATTCTACATCATCCCTTTACACTTTATGTCATCTCCTTGAGGAACTACCTGGTCCATGGCTAGTCttccaactcatcaagaCATACACAAGACTCTACACCCAACTCCCAGAAGATGCCAAGACCAACAGCACTCACGAGCTTTCATCCCTAATCAAGCAAACTTCAGCGCTAGTTAGGAGCTCGTATACATCCTTTGCGCAGTTCATTGGCCACAATGACAAGCCAGCCCTACGAGCCCCCACAGATGAGGATGTCATCACCCATCGCGAACTACGACAATTCGTGGACAGCTTCCAACTTCCTGTTGATGCATCGATCAAGAGACCTGTTGTTTCCATCGCGCTACCAAATGGTCCGTTATTAGCAGCGACGTGCATCGCTGTTACGACTTACTACACCGCATCGCCTGTCAACCCCGCTGCAGGACCAGAACAATTCCGAGCAGACATTCTTCAAGCACGAGCAGACTTTATCCTCACAACGAAGGATGAGTACAAGAAACTACAGCTTGATGCCAATTGGGTATCAAATAACAATatcaagatcttcatcatAGACTGGACTCGAGATGAGGGCATTTCGCTAAGGACAGTCGATGGAAAAGCTATCCCCACCGGCAGCGCTGAACGAGTCGCTAACAAGGCTGATGACATTGGGTTGATCCTCTTCACGAGTGGAACTTCGGGTACCAAGAAGGTAGTCCCACTGACAGTCCATTCTATCATCGCCGGCGTCGCTTTCGTCATCGAATCATGGGGTCTCACAGCTGAAGACATCTGTCTGAACATGATGCCGCTCTACCACGT CGGGGGATTAGTCCGAAACATCTTTGCGCCAATCTTCTCCGGCGGCTCAACAGTCTGCTGTCCCTCCTTCGACGCCAATCTGTTTTGGGACGTGGCCGAGACCATTCAGCCAACATGGTACTACGCTTCACCGTCTATGCACTCTATCATCAtcgcagaagcagcagcgcGACCAGAAGCTTTGAAGAGGAGTCGGATACGGTTGGCTTGCAACGCTGCTGGGGGTTTACTACCTTCTTTGGCGTATCAACTGAGGGACACGTTCAATTGCGTTGTCTTACCAAGCTATGGAATGACAGA GTGCATGCCCATTTCCACACCTCCACTAGATTATCGTCTCGATCGCGAAGGTACATCAGGTATCAGCACCGGCCCCGAACTCACCATCCTCGACTGGTCCGAACAAACCGTCACAAACGGCACAGTCGGTCGCATTTGCGTCCGCGGCGAACCTGTCTTCCCAGGGTATCTCAAACCCGATGGTACATACGACAAATCACCATTCAACGAGGCTGGCTGGTTCGATACTGGTGATCTTGGATATATGGACGATGACGGATATCTTTACATCACTGGTCGGAGTAAAGAAGTTATCAACCGCGGTGGAGAGCTGATTTCTCcatttgaggttgagaatgcgATTATGACGGCTTCGAGAGAAAGTGACTCTCTCATCTACGGAAGGGTCTCACAGGCTTTGGCGTTTTCAGCATCGCATGatgttcttcaagaagtcgCCGCTATTGTTCTTGTCACACCTCCCGATACTCCACGTGTTGATCTGAGGACTCTTCATGGCGCTTTGaagtcttctcttcagcaGGCAAAGTGGCCCGTCTTGATCACCTACATGAACGACCTTCCgaagaacaacaacaaggTTCTCCGTATCAAGCTTGGTCAACGACTGGGTCTTCCTTCTGTTACTGATGATACGCCTTATATGGGGAGACATTGGGATGCAGTTTGTCCTCCGGCTGACACACCCTTGTCAGAGTCTATTCAGTGCTCGCCTTGTGGTGTTGACTTTACTAAGCTTGCGACTCATATCCAGAACATCGCTCCAGACCTGGATGTCTTTTGCCTTCCCAGCGCTCACGATGGTTCTCCAGAAACCGTCCTTGCGCCTAAGACTGAGGGTACTATTGACTCCGATATCCCGAGCAGCATTCGGCATCAATTGGTATTAATTATCGACAACTACATGATTCCCAATGAGATTCACATCATGCCTCACCCATTCCAAAAAGACTCATCCGGAAACATCAACGTCGAAGTACTCCGCGCAGAACTCGAGCAACTTCAAATGGCTTCTATGAACGAACTGGCCGCCAGCACAGAAGGACTTGTCACCAAAGCCTTCGCCGAAGTCCTATCCCTCCCACCCGCAGACATTCCCCGCGACGCAGACTTCTTTAGTCTCGGCGGTGACTCTCTTCGCGCCGGTCGTCTTCTCTCAATGCTTCGTACCGAGTTCTGCATCAGCCTCCCCATCACAGCAGTATTCAACGGCGGCACTGTTACTTCCATCGCGGCGCATATCGACAGGATGCTCGATAGTAAGACTGATGAGTCTGATCAGCCTAGTGCCATCGTCGGATGTACCGAGACTTGCAGTTCCACGAACCCGCTCCTCATGATTCTCCAGCTCGTCCCCCTTGTGATCTTCTACCCGTTACGACGTGCCATCCAGTGGACAATCTTCTTCGTAACCCTCGCGCACTCTCAAAAACTCCCTACCAACCACTCCCTCCCCGGCCgtttcctcaacctcaccgTCTCCATGCTCATCGCCCGCATCATCATGGGCTTTGTATCACCCATCATTGGCATCATCTGCAAATGGCTCATCATCGGTCGCTATCGAGAAGGACTGTACCCGATGTGGGGAATGTATCATACCAGATGGTGGCTTGTGCAAAAGATTGTTGCTATCTGCGGCAAGGGCTTCTTTGATGCGAATGAGACGACGGAGAGGATTTACTGTCGGCTGATGGGTGCCAAGATTGGCAGGAATGTTAAGCTTGAGGGCGCGACGATCGGGGAATGGGATTTGATTGAGATTGGTGATGATTGCAATCTCACAAAGTGCATCTGCCGTCCTTTTGCTGCTGAGGGGAATACGTCGATGTATCTTGGTCGCATCACCATTGGAAGCAACTGTTCTGTTGGAATGTCTTCAATCATTGCGCCCGGAACGACCATGCCACCTGATACATGCCTAGGCTTCAACTCATCGAGCTGGGAGATGCAGGACGCAAGTGAGGAGTATAGGGACCAACTCCCAAgcgagaagcccaagcctcaCTGGGTGTTGAACCTGCTATTCACCATGCCACTTAAACTCATCGGTCTGTTCCTCTCTGCAGTCCCTTGGATGGCTGGTCTTGTCGGTATGGTCACTACACAGGGTCAAAGGGTTAACCATAAGGCTCCATTGAGAAGCAGTGTGGACTGGTTCACTCAACCAAACCGAATTGCCTACCATTACCTCGCTCTTGCTCTCGGGTGCCTTTTCGgtcctttcttcctctttgggtTCGTCATCTTGGTCAAGTCTACTCTGGACTGCCTCTTTGGCAAACTCAAAGCCAACTCACGATCCACGGTGGATATCTGGAGAGCGAACTTGATCAAGACGCTGTTGCCTGAGGGGAAGCTTCATCGGATGACGTCTTTGTTTGGGCAGCACTACGAGGCTACGTCTATTGCGCTGAGGATGCTTGGTGCCAAGATTGGTGAGCGTGTGTACTGGCCTGGTACTGGTCCTAGTATCGGCGAATACCATCTCATCGACGTTGGTAATGATGTAGTCTTTGGCTCACGTTCTCATCTCGTCACTTCTGATGGGATCGGGTCTGAGAAGGTCATCATCCACGACCGTGCAATGATCGCTGATCGTGTTTGTCTTCTCCCTGGCGTCACTGTCGGTGAGCGTACTACCATGGGATCTGGTGCCTTGACCAAACGAAATGGCACCTATGTCCCTGAAGGCACTTATGTCGGCTCCAAAGCTGGCGATGCAGTCTGCTTGTCAAGCGGTAGTGACACCAAGGTCTCTCGTTCTCACATCCGCAACATGCAGTCGGAGGATACCCTCACCAACGACAAGAAGTTCAACGATGAGAAGAGCCGTCCTGATACACAGCCCAGTATCACATCTGGAAGTGACACTGAGGGTATTGACGGCAAAGATGACTGGGCGCAACATCTCTCTCCATTCGGTCGAGCTTTCTACCTCAAGCTGGCACCGTACCATGTCCTAGGCCCCTTCGCCATCTTCTGCTACTCTGCGTTCTTCACAGTCTTCACCGCTGTCTACTGGGATGTACCCAGCGTCTCATCCATCCAATTTGTGGGCATCATGTTCCGAAGCTCTTTTCCCCGTGGCATGAACGTCTGGTTCGACCTTGTCGCTATCTTCTTGAGCATGCTGGCCGGCATCGCTGTCCTCTCCACCATCCAATCCGTTCTTGCGCTGGCAATCATCATTGGATCAAAGTGGCTACTCATGGGCCGTCGCAAGGCTGGTAACTACGATTGGGACAAGTCTCCGTACTGCCAGCGCTGGCAGATCTTTCTCGGCATTGAGCGCCTTCGCCGACAATGCTACAAAGGGAATGGTATCCTGAACCTCCTCACGGGGACTCACTGGATGGTCATTTACTTCAAGCTCATGGGTGCGAAAATTGGCAAAGACTGCGCACTCTTCGTCAACGGTACCCCGAGCCTCATGTTTACTGAACCAGATCTTATCACCCTTGGTGATCGTGTTGTCATTGATGATGCCAGCGTTGTCGCACACATCAACACACGTGGCAAGTTCGACTTAAACAGGGTTGAGATTGGCGACAGATGTGTACTCCGAACAGGAAGTCGACTTTTGAGTGGCGCGCAGATG